The Lactobacillus sp. ESL0680 DNA segment ACTATACCAAATTTGGAATTATTTAACCGTTTGCAGTATTTTTTGGTATCTCGGTTTGCTGGTAATGATGATTTAATCCCCACTAATTTTTAAAAATTAATATCTGATAAAAAGGCTAGAATTCAATGGATTTTAGCCTTTTTTTGCTTAAAATTAATTTAATAATTAAATAACGGACTTTTTTGGGGAAATTGTGGTAGAAAGTGGTGAAGTGTGGTAAATTATTCATTGGAAGGGGGCTAGACCATGTTCATGGGTGAATATCATCACAATCTTGACAGCAAAGGGCGGCTAATTATACCGGCTCGCTTGCGGGAACAGATTGGTGAGAAAATGGTATTCACTCGCGGAATGGAAGGCTGTATTTTCGGCTATACCACCGAGGCATGGCAGAAAATGGAAGCCAAGTTAGCGCAACTTCCGTTGACTAAGAGAAATGCGCGTAGTTTTACGCGTTTGTTTTACTCTGGTGCGATGGAATGCGAATTCGATAAGCAGGGGCGTGTCAATCTGACCACAACATTGAAGAAGCACGCAAACCTGACTAAAGAATGTGTCATCGTTGGCGTTTCTGACCGAATTGAAATTTGGTCTCAGGAGCGCTGGGAAAACTTCAGTGATGAAGCGAACGAAAATTATGATGATATTGCAGAAGATTTGGACGATATTGAACTATAAATTATGGAATTCAAACACACCAGTGTACTCTTACACGAAACAATAGATAATTTAAAACCAAAAAACGATGGTCTTTATGTAGATGCAACTTTTGGCGGTGGCGGACACGCGAGCTACCTGTTAAGTAAGCTTGAACGTGGAACATTGATTGGTTTTGATCAAGATGAATACGCAATAAAATCGGCTAAGTTAAACTTTACTGATTTATTGCAGGCTAACAGTAATCCTAGGTTAGAGTTAGTTCACGACAATTTCAGTCATTTGCAAAAGAACCTGGTTGAGCTGGGTTATACAGATGGCATTGACGGAATTTACTATGATTTAGGTGTCTCTTCACCTCAATTTGATCAAGCAGGACGCGGCTTTTCATACCGCTTTGATGCTCGATTAGATATGCGGATGGATCAAAGCCAGACCCTTGATGCTTACCAATTAGTGAACAATTCAAGTCAAAAGGACTTGGCAGCTATCTTGTACAAATATGGCGATGAAAAATTTTCACGTCAAATTGCCCGTAAAATCGTTGAAAGAAGACAAATTAAGCCAGTTGAAACAACATTTGAATTGGTGGATTTGATTAAGGAAGCAATCCCGGCATATGCAAGACGAACGGGAGGACATCCAGCTAAAAAGACTTTTCAGGCACTACGTGTGGCTGTTAATCATGAGCTTGATGTTCTTAGAGAATCACTAGAGGAAGCCATTAAACTTTTGAAGCCTAATGGCAGAATTAGTGTAATTACCTTTCAGTCTGACGAAGACAAGATCGTTAAAAATATCTTTAAAAAATATTCTGAGGTTGAGGTACCGCGCGGAATGCCAATGATACCAGACAGTATGAAGCCAACGCTTCGTTTGGTTAATCGCAAGCCGATCGTTGCCTCAGATAAAGAGTTAGATGACAATAACCGCTCACACAGTGCAAAATTGCGAGTTGCGGAAAAATTGTAAAGAGGAAAAAAGATGGCTGATAATTTAGCGAGAAAAATAGAGTTTAATCCTAATAAGCAAACGGAAACAGAAACTCAGCAGCGAATGGTGCTTGACCACCGCCGCGTTACTTGGTCTGCTTTTGAAAAATCTCTGCTTGTATTGGGAACCTTAATAACTTTAGGTCTGATGACCCTGTTAGTTTCTTCTAGTATTTCTGCTACTTCAGCTCAACATGAACTCACCAACGTGCAACAGTCAGTTGCTAAGAAACAAAGTCAAGTAAGTGATTTACATCAAGAAATAGGTGAGTTAACTTCAAGTGCGCGGATGAATAAGATCGCGCGCAGTAAGGGATTAACTCTGATTGAAAAGAATATTAGGACTATTCACTAATGAAAAAACGCATTAGTAATTTAAGATTACAAAAATCCAAAGCCCACAGCTACCGCTTCACAGTAGGGAGATTTCTCCAAGTAGCTGTAGCTTTGGTTTTTCTTGTATTTACAGGTAGATTTTTATATATTGGTATCTCGCAGAAGGTTAGTGGTGAGAATTTAAGCCAGCGTACAGAGCAATTATATAAGCGCAATGAGGTATTAAAGGCCAATCGCGGCACAATTTATGATCGTAATGGCCTGGCGGTTGCTCAAGACTCACATTTATATACTGTGTATGCGATTTTGGATAAGACTTCGATTAATTATCACAATAAGCCTGAATATGTAGTTAATAAAGAAAAAACGGCAGAAAAATTAGCTAAGGTTTTGCCACTTTCGGCGGACACAATTTTGCATTATCTAAATCCTGCTCATACAGCTTTTCAAGTGCAATTTGGCGCTGCAGGCAGCGGTTTAACTAAAGAAGATAAAAGTAAAATTGAGCAGATGAAGCTGCCAGGGATTAAATTCTTTGAGACGCCGGCGCGGCTGTATCCTAATGGTAACTTTGCTTCGCACGTTGTTGGGATTGCAACGCCAAAATATAATAAGAAAACGAACTCAGAAAATCTGACGGGTACAATGGGCTTGGAAGCTTGGTATGATGACTTGTTGACTGGTAAAGATGGGTACCGGATTTCGTCAGTTGATGCTTCTAATTACCAAACGCCGAATAGTACACAGGATTATCAGGCACCCAAAAATGGTGATAATCTTTACTTAACGATTGATTCGCAGCTGCAGGATTACTTGGAAGATCGTTTAACTTATGTGCAGAAGACTTATAATCCTGTTTCAATGACAGCAGTTGTTGAAGATATGAAAACGGGTAAGGTGCTTGCTGCGTCACAGCGGCCAACGTTTAATCCGCAGACTAAGAAGGGAATGTCCAAGTCATATCGCGATATTTTGGTTCAAGATACATATGAGCCTGGGTCAGTTTTCAAGGTCTTGACCTTGTCGGCCGCAGTTAATAGTGGTAATTATCATCCGTATCAGTACTATAATTCTGGATCAGTTACTGTTAGTGGGTCGACAATTCACGACTGGCAAACTTCTGGTTGGGGCAGCATTCC contains these protein-coding regions:
- the rsmH gene encoding 16S rRNA (cytosine(1402)-N(4))-methyltransferase RsmH, whose product is MEFKHTSVLLHETIDNLKPKNDGLYVDATFGGGGHASYLLSKLERGTLIGFDQDEYAIKSAKLNFTDLLQANSNPRLELVHDNFSHLQKNLVELGYTDGIDGIYYDLGVSSPQFDQAGRGFSYRFDARLDMRMDQSQTLDAYQLVNNSSQKDLAAILYKYGDEKFSRQIARKIVERRQIKPVETTFELVDLIKEAIPAYARRTGGHPAKKTFQALRVAVNHELDVLRESLEEAIKLLKPNGRISVITFQSDEDKIVKNIFKKYSEVEVPRGMPMIPDSMKPTLRLVNRKPIVASDKELDDNNRSHSAKLRVAEKL
- a CDS encoding penicillin-binding transpeptidase domain-containing protein, encoding MKKRISNLRLQKSKAHSYRFTVGRFLQVAVALVFLVFTGRFLYIGISQKVSGENLSQRTEQLYKRNEVLKANRGTIYDRNGLAVAQDSHLYTVYAILDKTSINYHNKPEYVVNKEKTAEKLAKVLPLSADTILHYLNPAHTAFQVQFGAAGSGLTKEDKSKIEQMKLPGIKFFETPARLYPNGNFASHVVGIATPKYNKKTNSENLTGTMGLEAWYDDLLTGKDGYRISSVDASNYQTPNSTQDYQAPKNGDNLYLTIDSQLQDYLEDRLTYVQKTYNPVSMTAVVEDMKTGKVLAASQRPTFNPQTKKGMSKSYRDILVQDTYEPGSVFKVLTLSAAVNSGNYHPYQYYNSGSVTVSGSTIHDWQTSGWGSIPFSQAFPRSSNTGFVHIEQQMGAKTWRKYLRKFHIGQKTGVTLPGEQVGLLAFKSPIDQAVTSFGQGVNVNVMQMMQAFSSLANDGQMVKPQFVEKVTNPDGKTITGYQIKNVGQPVYSAATAKTVLANMRRVLNKRIGTGYAYKMDNASIAVKTGTAQIANPKGGGYLKGDSNYTFSVVGVTPAKHPRYCIYITLKQPRQMSKPAETILSSIFKPMMRQIILMAKNDQDNSTVVKVPDLKGLTYSAAEQEVQRVGLRIVKIGTGDKITAQSYAKGQKEQSGKRMFVLTSGKIVCPDMKGWTLDDLRQFAELTGVKLKISGSGTVDKQSIAPKTKLKSKTKIVINLKE
- the ftsL gene encoding cell division protein FtsL, which gives rise to MADNLARKIEFNPNKQTETETQQRMVLDHRRVTWSAFEKSLLVLGTLITLGLMTLLVSSSISATSAQHELTNVQQSVAKKQSQVSDLHQEIGELTSSARMNKIARSKGLTLIEKNIRTIH
- the mraZ gene encoding division/cell wall cluster transcriptional repressor MraZ; the protein is MFMGEYHHNLDSKGRLIIPARLREQIGEKMVFTRGMEGCIFGYTTEAWQKMEAKLAQLPLTKRNARSFTRLFYSGAMECEFDKQGRVNLTTTLKKHANLTKECVIVGVSDRIEIWSQERWENFSDEANENYDDIAEDLDDIEL